A genomic region of Antennarius striatus isolate MH-2024 chromosome 2, ASM4005453v1, whole genome shotgun sequence contains the following coding sequences:
- the LOC137609355 gene encoding zinc finger protein PLAGL2-like: MFHQQDHLKSQLQDGHPPSRQLFHCQECGKQYNTQLGYRRHLVAAHGAAAPLPCPEAAPALLEHLGGHIDRPPPSEGNTNSALPVRERKYSCERCDRRFYTRKDVRRHAVVHTGRRDFLCPRCAQRFGRRDHLTRHLKKSHAQESGSMPPCTPSTPVATPTPTPQCPVKEEPSPVNSDMGPAPKEALDTYPREMYNSYPMTNPVPGLGHPHGLMQGSLPSNMGVGRHMAPQPSHPHHHHLQPPAAPQQQPYGNMSRYQHGSTSYPRADVDSFLLDLQSAPPPHLGVTSSSASASPQREVMGDGVSGGGGDPHLLSRSPAVSSSELSCTTNMDIGPLLGFLPFSLPPYSPHMGMGGLVMSYPPATTTTSSPSSSAGLPSQAPGPFTFFQPPQAHVHQSPGAHNHSQLPQAYSSPPMSNSGSLPHYYQAFQQ; this comes from the coding sequence ATGTTCCACCAGCAGGACCATCTGAAGAGCCAGCTGCAGGACGGCCACCCCCCCAGTAGGCAGCTCTTCCACTGCCAGGAGTGTGGGAAGCAGTACAACACCCAGCTGGGGTACCGGCGCCACCTGGTCGCGGCCCACGGCGCCGCGGCGCCGCTGCCCTGCCCCGAGGCGGCGCCGGCGCTGCTCGAGCACCTCGGCGGCCACATCGACCGGCCCCCGCCGTCAGAGGGGAACACCAACTCCGCCCTGCCGGTGCGAGAGAGGAAGTACTCGTGCGAGAGGTGCGACCGGCGGTTCTACACCCGTAAGGACGTGCGGCGACACGCCGTGGTGCACACGGGGCGCCGGGACTTCCTGTGCCCCCGCTGCGCCCAACGCTTCGGCCGCAGGGACCACCTGACCCGCCACCTGAAGAAGAGCCACGCGCAGGAGTCGGGATCCATGCCCCCCTGTACGCCCAGCACTCCCGTGGccacacccacccccaccccccagtgcCCAGTGAAGGAGGAGCCGAGCCCCGTGAACTCCGACATGGGCCCTGCCCCCAAGGAGGCCCTGGACACCTACCCCAGAGAGATGTACAACTCCTACCCCATGACCAACCCCGTCCCCGGGCTGGGTCACCCTCATGGCCTCATGCAGGGCTCCCTGCCTTCCAACATGGGCGTGGGTCGCCACATGGCCCCCCAGCcttcccacccccaccaccatcacctgCAGCCCCCGGCGGCCCCGCAGCAGCAGCCCTACGGCAACATGTCCAGGTACCAGCACGGATCTACCTCATATCCTCGCGCCGACGTGGACAGCTTCCTGCTGGACCTGCAGAGCGCCCCCCCGCCTCACCTGGGCGTGACCAGCTCCTCCGCCTCCGCCTCCCCTCAGAGAGAAGTGATGGGCGACGGGgtgagcggcggcggcggcgacccCCACCTGCTGTCCAGGAGCCCGGCTGTCTCCTCGTCCGAGTTGTCCTGCACCACCAACATGGACATCGGCCCCCTGCTGGGCTTCCTGCCCTTCAGCCTGCCGCCTTACAGCCCCCACATGGGGATGGGAGGGTTAGTGATGAGCTATCCAcctgccaccaccaccacttcctCTCCGTCCTCTTCGGCGGGGCTCCCCTCCCAGGCTCCGGGGCCCTTCACCTTCTTCCAGCCTCCCCAGGCTCACGTTCACCAGAGCCCAGGAGCCCACAACCACAGCCAGCTACCTCAGGCCTACAGCAGCCCCCCCATGAGCAACTCAGGCTCCCTACCTCACTACTACCAGGCCTTTCAGCAGTAA